A single genomic interval of Anopheles marshallii chromosome 2, idAnoMarsDA_429_01, whole genome shotgun sequence harbors:
- the LOC128717256 gene encoding prolyl 4-hydroxylase subunit alpha-1-like: MHRKILSNRSGQCLMPLLALVVLVIVRISAQGDGNGPPEISVHDGEKVVTIKFDPYMELCRGTYVQSPAVISQLFCFYDVRNMHSIITPSKVEVISNEPFVALFHGIVHDGEIAQLQSLGDTHIKQSGATNDSWLPVFYENHQTYTLHDRDHPLVERLTQRIEKVTGLSCESAEDLKVIYNEVGSFKTSAIDVIQTKEEFHRFAYAGDRLATVLFFLSDVSKGGSIIFPKLHIAIPPRKGTVAFWYNLKDTGEANPLMKYSICPLLEDTKWTAKKVIHTRGNELRYPCRPESAPVPETK; this comes from the exons ATGCATCGAAAGATTCTCTCTAATCGATCGGGTCAGTGTCTTATGCCATTGTTGGCGTTGGTAGTGCTGGTGATCGTACGCATTAGTGCACAAGGTGACGGTAATGGTCCGCCTGAGATCAGTGTGCACGATGGTGAGAAGGTCGTTACGATCAAGTTCGACCCGTACATGGAGCTCTGCCGGGGCACGTACGTACAGTCGCCCGCCGTCATTAGTCAACTGTTCTGCTTTTACGATGTGCGTAACATGCACAGCATCATCACCCCCAGCAAGGTGGAAGTCATCAGTAACGAACCGTTCGTGGCACTCTTCCACGGTATCGTGCACGATGGTGAGATCGCTCAGTTGCAGTCGCTGGGCGATACACACATTAAGCAGTCCGGAGCGACGAATGATAGCTGGTTGCCGGTGTTTTATGAAAACCATCAAACGTACACACTGCACGATCGGGACCATCCGTTGGTGGAACGGTTGACCCAGCGCATCGAAAAAGTGACCGGGCTGAGCTGTGAATCGGCCGAAGATCTGAAGGTGATCTACAATGAGGTCGGTTCATTTAAGACGAGCGCAATCGATGTGATCCAGACGAAGGAGGAATTTCATCGTTTCGCCTACGCCGGCGATCGACTAGCGACGGTGCTGTTCTTC CTGAGCGACGTCTCTAAAGGAGGTAGCATCATTTTCCCCAAGCTGCACATCGCTATCCCACCTCGGAAAGGGACGGTAGCATTCTGGTACAATCTGAAGGACACTGGCGAAGCAAATCCACTCATGAAGTACAGCATCTGTCCACTGCTGGAAGACACAAAATGGACGGCAAAGAAAGTGATCCACACGCGTGGTAACGAGCTACGCTATCCATGCCGCCCAGAGTCAGCCCCAGTGCCGGAGACGAAGTAA
- the LOC128717272 gene encoding sodium channel protein Nach-like: MMKANAPKRRKLSTISSRTVATVHARDELPQTRGNLRERYRFMEELFQLFGSITAHCYRQLAQKDRTVWERLFWLLMLILEAATLVAIIISAWGKFTANPLITTLHDTIYPIELVPFPAISLCNNNRISRTAALRYARLLAEKDTADRRNVSYYLDQIVLLGKLYDFDYENLHQMTKFQEYLDLHDVSNGTGMYNALETLAKLSPRCEDMLLRCFWKSIELPCMLRNDMIEVRRTQYGFCCTFNFIGHNEDSEIHPPSYFLDVTGPEMGLVLLLNGSSNDYFYNLFNNIGFNVRVFPFLSILQIFNPNEVPDSTAGGVNEQFVHLGTETFIRIDAITINSEPDVLRYSRQKRQCVFRSELLKYGANYGRSNCVAACRLRSVMALCECVPFYMPTAGASASSKSITTCNLQHIACLNKYKIKWSTVITDIVRIPGLEKEMEESLYCPECLPSCSASKYQITASELPLIRSRRDGFSITAGIDRVEDVAVVRIFFGQPETWMYKQDVAYYWFEIFSNFGGMFGIMAGMSLITLMEVVYFVGRQLVLVFATRSWSARLRARKPTTLELLQ, from the exons ATGATGAAAGCGAACGCACCGAAGCGTAGGAAATTATCCACCATCTCCAGCAGGACGGTTGCCACCGTGCACGCACGAGACGAACTTCCCCAAACACGTGGCAACCTGCGGGAGCGGTATCGCTTCATGGAGGAACTGTTCCAGCTGTTCGGCAGCATTACCGCCCACTGTTACCGGCAGCTCGCCCAAAAGGATCGTACCGTCTGGGAGCGTTTGTTTTGGCTGCTAATGCTTATCCTGGAGGCGGCCACGCTCGTGGCGATCATCATATCTGCCTGGGGGAAATTCACCGCCAATCCACTGATCACGACACTGCACGACACGATCTACCCGATCGAGCTGGTACCCTTTCCGGCGATCTCGCTctgcaacaacaaccgcaTCTCACGCACGGCCGCGCTCCGTTACGCCCGTCTGCTGGCGGAAAAGGACACGGCCGACCGTCGGAATGTGAGCTACTATCTCGACCAGATCGTGCTGCTCGGCAAGCTGTACGACTTTGACTATGAGAATTTGCACCAGATGACCAAGTTCCAGGAGTATCTCGATTTGCACGACGTAAGCAACGGCACCGGGATGTACAATGCGCTGGAAACGCTTGCCAAG TTATCGCCCCGCTGCGAGGATATGCTGTTGCGTTGCTTTTGGAAAAGTATCGAACTACCGTGCATGCTGCGGAACGATATGATCGAGGTGCGCCGCACACAGTACGGATTTTGCTGCACGTTCAACTTTATCGGACACAACGAAGATAGCGA AATTCATCCGCCGTCGTACTTTTTGGACGTAACTGGACCGGAAATGGGATTGGTGCTTCTGCTGAATGGATCCTCTAATGACTATTTCTACAACTTGTTCAACAACATTGGCTTCAACGTACGGGTCTTCCCTTTCCTTAGCATT CTTCAAATTTTCAACCCCAACGAGGTCCCGGACAGTACCGCCGGCGGGGTAAACGAGCAATTCGTCCACCTCGGTACGGAAACGTTCATACGAATCGAtgccatcaccatcaacagTGAGCCGGATGTGCTGCGCTACTCGAGACAGAAG CGCCAGTGCGTGTTTCGTAGCGAGCTGCTAAAGTACGGTGCCAACTATGGCCGCAGTAACTGCGTGGCCGCCTGTCGGCTCCGTAGCGTGATGGCactgtgcgagtgtgtgccgTTCTACATGCCGACGGCTGGAGCATCGGCCAGCAGCAAATCCATAACGACCTGCAATCTCCAGCATATCGCTTGTCTGAACAAGTACAAGA TCAAGTGGTCAACCGTGATAACGGACATCGTGCGGATACCGGGCCTGGAGAAGGAGATGGAGGAATCGCTCTACTGTCCGGAATGTTTGCCCTCGTGCTCGGCCAGCAAGTATCAGATCACCGCCTCGGAGCTGCCGCTGATACGTTCCCGCCGCGATGGGTTCAGCATAACGGCCGGCATCGACCGGGTGGAAGACGTCGCGGTGGTGCGGATATTCTTCGGCCAGCCGGAAACGTGGATGTACAAGCAGGATGTGGCCTACTACTGGTTCGAGATATTTAGCAACTTCGGTGGGATGTTCGGCATCATGGCCGGCATGTCACTGATAACCCTAATGGAGGTTGTTTACTTTGTCGGCCGGCAGCTGGTGCTGGTTTTTGCGACCCGCTCCTGGAGTGCCCGGCTCCGTGCCCGCAAACCGACGACACTGGAGCTGCTGCAATGA
- the LOC128718875 gene encoding homeobox protein 5, which produces MYCLCRSSKTITVRIVLLDETDFLHELQDDLPGQALLDVVFARLNLIETAYFGIRYIDQDNQTHWLDPGARLSRQLKAGKVPYDLYFGVKFYACDPCKLVEEITRYQLYLQVKQDILQGRLPVSFELAAELGAYVIQAELGNYDPRKHPPGYVSEFRLLNNQTKEIESRIHELHIQLEGMSPSQAEFNYLDKVKWHDMYGVDLHPVLGEDSVEYFLGLTPGGIVVLRNKTTVAHYYWPRIAKVYYKGRYFMLRVCDKNNEVSTYGFETPKKSACKHLWKCCVEHHSFFRLVRVAPMQATGTLASKYSARSERQSMKDLSTQQRVPPAFTRTPSRRQPRRVINEPPPEDKMFDAPKYIQQEIKSISIPQPAQSFESPYRSTCSIPAALNGGGSKAQGPAPPDSPRSTRSAPWMRSQQRGLFGINSSPKSVRSASTRMSAPANNSRMRSSSVESHSSNESRSGRRRRHRSRRVSDNESEMSRGSGRSGRSHNSHRKHRRHRSKNRRNRSDTESRDRSYSGHRRSTDSIELVDSGEQWLEVQRKQHSDAVPKAAVIKSSQVMKGTHPDSGIIQHHHRSRRHRKHRSPSEKIWSSELTKHLQFDLVDTTGMTEDQLREIPYTVVETNHAAKKPNTLKVHKTSHQSSTSLSHHHHHHQPHQASNNRIDRIRDPYSKGGDGSLVENGINGGSIRSASTISSSRDYDRNSGLIRMMSSMSMGDFISPTGSSLSPLDSSGLRVSHEHTDSGLGADQDYAYSSERSSDSAKYGTNKSSGASVTSGHTKSSSSNTMKPHHHTVSSRKPPLCPGRIGPLQTNHPPAITQQPQSQQQQQPSQQQQTHLQSKFSSVPGVHSANGSNSRLINTNNTHYQNNHYTFSLTRNPHQNHHLQHHQQQQPQQHHQYRHNFTNNLGGRVHPVGGVGSIGSGLSTSTYLDTVATLSSSAAPYHYYFDGAGFRSNVGPSGAGIHALGGLGPSTGGTRGTKSDIGVPIRPKRHYQHHHHHQQQQQQAHQYNITSVHNFSRSSIVTGPDRKQRNPMAQSPSFNKSIDYLENYKTGVERLNQGSSSLNNNNPESFTGLLGMGITGSQNVLNNNNNTQPMSNGPWEVINGTKGDGGDHVGPLICFDTNRNQDGTRSDLEQTVTKPSEGSNATRSVGSTSGENGNMQAEVGTSSPTGQQPANSGGPGAQGRRNSPTKASTESVQLTKPRSQVGSSPARFGLGKNSNHRSSSLELILTPIIQSRR; this is translated from the exons GACGATTTACCCGGCCAAGCCCTGCTGGATGTGGTTTTTGCCCGCCTGAACCTGATAGAGACTGCCTACTTCGGGATCCGGTACATCGATCAGGACAATCAGACG CATTGGTTGGATCCGGGTGCCAGACTTTCGCGCCAGTTGAAAGCTGGAAAAGTGCCGTACGATCTGTACTTCGGTGTCAAGTTCTACGCCTGCGATCCTTGCAAGCTTGTCGAAGAAATTACGAG GTATCAGCTGTATTTGCAGGTGAAGCAGGACATTCTTCAAGGACGATTGCCCGTTTCGTTCGAGCTTGCCGCTGAGCTGGGAGCGTATGTCATACAGG CCGAGCTCGGTAACTATGATCCACGCAAACATCCGCCCGGGTACGTGTCCGAGTTCCGGTTGCTCAACAACCAAACGAAGGAAATCGAAAGCCGCATCCATGAGCTACACATCCAGCTGGAAGGAATGTCTCCGTCGCAGGCCGAGTTTAACTATCTGGACAAAGTCAAATGGCATGACATGTACGGTGTCGATCTGCATCCGGTGCTG GGTGAAGACAGTGTGGAATATTTTCTCGGCCTAACGCCGGGTGGAATTGTGGTGCTGCGTAACAAAACAACCGTCGCACACTACTACTGGCCTCGGATAGCGAAGGTCTACTACAAAGGACGATACTTTATGCTTCGCGTCTGTGATAAAAAC AATGAAGTTAGTACTTACGGTTTCGAGACACCAAAAAAGAGCGCCTGCAAGCATCTGTGGAAATGTTGCGTCGAGCACCATTCGTTCTTTCGCCTGGTGCGGGTTGCGCCGATGCAGGCCACCGGTACACTTGCCAGCAAGTACAG TGCCCGTTCGGAGCGTCAGTCGATGAAGGACCTGTCGACGCAACAGCGAGTTCCGCCCGCGTTCACCAGGACACCGTCCCGCCGACAGCCGCGACGCGTGATAAACGAACCACCGCCCGAGGACAAGATGTTCGATGCACCGAAATACATTCAGCAGGAAATCAAATCCATTTCAATACCTCAACCGGCACAGTC CTTTGAGAGCCCTTATCGTTCTACTTGCAGCATACCTGCCGCATtgaatggtggtggtagtaaAGCGCAGGGCCCTGCCCCACCGGACTCCCCGCGCAGTACCCGCAGTGCGCCCTGGATGCGGTCGCAGCAGCGTGGTTTGTTTGGGATTAACTCGAGCCCCAAGTCGGTACGGTCCGCATCAACGCGTATGAGTGCACCGGCCAATAATAGCCGGATGCGATCCAGCTCCGTGGAGAGCCACTCGTCGAACGAATCGCGGTCGGGGCGTCGACGCCGCCACAGGAGTCGCCGGGTGTCGGACAACGAGAGTGAAATGAGTCGCGGTTCGGGACGCTCGGGACGTTCGCATAACTCGCATCGCAAGCATCGCCGGCATCGTTCGAAGAATCGGCGGAACCGTTCGGACACGGAGAGCCGTGATCGTAGCTACTCCGGGCACCGGCGATCGACGGACTCGATCGAGCTGGTCGATTCCGGCGAGCAGTGGTTGGAGGTACAGCGCAAACAGCACTCCGATGCCGTGCCGAAGGCGGCCGTCATCAAGAGCAGCCAGGTGATGAAGGGTACGCATCCCGATTCTGGCATTATACAGCACCATCATCGCAGCCGGCGACATCGCAAACACCGATCGCCGTCGGAAAAGATCTGGTCAAGCGAGTTGACGAAGCATCTGCAGTTCGATCTGGTCGATACGACCGGGATGACGGAGGATCAGCTGCGCGAGATACCGTACACGGTCGTGGAGACGAATCATGCCGCCAAAAAGCCGAACACACTGAAGGTGCACAAGACTAGTCATCAATCGTCGACCTCGTTAtcgcaccatcatcaccatcaccaaccgCACCAGGCGAGCAATAATCGTATCGATCGGATACGGGACCCATACTCGAAGGGTGGCGACGGCAGTTTAGTGGAGAATGGCATCAACGGTGGTTCGATACGATCGGCTAGTACGATCAGTTCATCAAGGGACTACGACCGGAACTCGGGGCTTATAAG AATGATGTCTAGCATGAGTATGGGAGACTTCATTTCTCCCACTGGATCGAGTCTTAGTCCGTTGGACAGTTCGGGGTTGCGTGTGTCCCATGAGCACACTGATTCAGGGCTTGGCGCCGATCAAGACTATGCGTACTCATCAGAAAG ATCCAGTGACAGTGCCAAGTACGGTACGAACAAATCTTCCGGAGCATCCGTGACGTCGGGCCACACGAAGTCCTCCTCGTCCAACACGATGAAACCACACCATCATACAGTGAGTAGTAGGAAACCTCCGCTCTGTCCGGGTCGTATCGGACCCTTGCAAACCAATCATCCGCCAGCTATAACTCAACAACCACAgtcacagcaacaacaacaaccatcacagcaacagcaaacacatcTTCAGAGCAAATTTTCCTCGGTACCTGGTGTACATAGTGCCAACGGCAGTAACAGTCGCTTGATTAATACTAACAATACACACTATCAAAACAATCACTACACCTTCAGTCTAACCCGAAACCCTCACCAGAACCATCACcttcagcatcatcagcagcaacagccgcaacagcatcatcagtATCGGCACAATTTTACTAACAATCTTGGTGGTCGCGTTCATCCGGTCGGTGGTGTCGGTAGCATAGGCAGTGGGTTAAGCACTAGCACATACCTGGACACGGTGGCAACGCTGTCGTCATCCGCCGCACCCTACCACTACTACTTCGATGGGGCCGGTTTCCGGTCGAACGTTGGCCCGTCCGGTGCCGGTATCCATGCGCTGGGTGGATTGGGCCCGAGTACTGGCGGTACCCGCGGCACTAAGTCCGACATCGGTGTACCGATACGCCCGAAGCGGCACtatcaacaccaccatcatcatcagcagcagcagcaacaggcacACCAGTACAACATCACCAGTGTGCACAATTTTAGCCGCTCATCCATTGTCACCGGCCCAGACCGGAAGCAGCGGAACCCGATGGCACAGTCGCCATCATTCAACAAGTCAATCGACTATCTGGAAAACTATAAGACTGGTGTGGAAAGACTTAACCAGGGCAGCAGTAgcttaaataataacaatccGGAAAGTTTCACCGGGCTGCTCGGTATGGGTATTACCGGCAGTCAGAATGtactgaacaacaacaacaacacccaaCCGATGAGCAATGGACCGTGGGAGGTTATCAACGGTACCAAGGGTGATGGGGGCGATCATGTTGGTCCGCTGATTTGTTTCGATACGAACCGAAATCAGGATGGGACACGGTCGGACCTGGAACAAACCGTAACCAAACCGAGTGAGGGCAGT aATGCCACCCGATCTGTTGGTTCGACCAGTGGCGAAAATGGAAATATGCAAGCCGAGGTGGGTACCAGCTCACCCACGGGCCAACAGCCGGCCAACAGTGGGGGCCCGGGTGCACAGGGTAGGCGTAACAGTCCGACCAAAGCCAGCACCGAATCGGTGCAGCTGACCAAACCCAGGTCCCAGGTCGGGTCCAGCCCGGCACGGTTCGGTCTCGGTAAGAACAGCAACCATCGTTCGTCCAGCTTAGAACTGATACTAACACCTATAATACAGAGCCGACGGTAA